The sequence GTGCCCGACGTCTTCGTGGAAGAGGTCGCCGTCCACGCGATGATGCTGATCCTCGCCTGCGCCAAGAAGGTCGTCAACCTGGACAAGGCAGTCCGCGAGAACCGCTGGGGCGAGGGGCGGAACTACCTCAAGCCGATGCCGCGCGTCGTGGGCGACACCATCGGCCTGATCCCGTTCGGCAACATCCCGCGCCTCGTCGCCAGGAAGGCGAAGGGCTTTGACATGAAGGTCATCGCCTGGGATCCGTTCGTGGACGACTCGGTCTTCGCGGCGGCCGGCGTCGAGCGGGTCACCGACATCGCCGACATCTTCAAGCGGAGCGACTGGGTCTCCGGGCATCTGCCGCTGAACAAGCACACCGAGGGCATGCTCAACTACGAGCTGTTCAGCCAGATGAAGCCGACCGCCTACTTCATCAACACCGGTCGCGGCCCAACCCACAACGAGGCCGACCTGATCCGGGCGCTCCAGGAAGGCAAGATGGCGGGAGCCGGCCTCGACGTGATGGAGAAGGAGCCGACCCTCCCGGACAACCCGCTGCACGCGATGGAGAACGTCGTCCTGACCCCACACACGGCCTCTGTCTCGGACATCGGCAACATCCGGCGGCGGCAGCGCGTCGGCCACGAGATCGCGGCGGTGCTCCAGGGGAACATGCCGTTCTCGGTGGTCAACCGCGACGTGCTGAACATCGTGACGCTGGCGGAGAGCGAGCAGCAGAAGAACCCGCTGCCGAGCGCGTAGAGGCGAACGGCCCTCACCACCGACCCGGCCGCGCAGGCGGGTTCATGGGCGGACAGTTTCAGGAGTTTGGCCGACGGCAGATTCACGGGAACGCGTACAGCTTCCCATGTCATCCTGAGCGAAGCGAAGGATCTCACCCGGTGAGGTTGAGCTCTCGCATCGGCGGGTGAGATCCTTCACCTCACTCGCAAGCTCGTTCCGTTCAGGCTGACATGCACTCTGGCACGTACCGCTCTGAAAAGGCCGGCTGTCGCTCCTGAAAAACTGTCCACTCCCTGGCGCACGCGGGCGAGGATGTCGGCGACGCCGACTTTTGCGCCGCGCGGCGGTCGCGGGGTGAGGGCAACTGCTG is a genomic window of Chloroflexota bacterium containing:
- a CDS encoding C-terminal binding protein, whose product is MAFKVVATPFGRAVDTSYPLEHEGLKPLGITIETADVSSPEAYLNSIRDADAVIAGGQWMGPDLLARLERCKVIANGGVGVDRIDIDAATEHGIVVTNVPDVFVEEVAVHAMMLILACAKKVVNLDKAVRENRWGEGRNYLKPMPRVVGDTIGLIPFGNIPRLVARKAKGFDMKVIAWDPFVDDSVFAAAGVERVTDIADIFKRSDWVSGHLPLNKHTEGMLNYELFSQMKPTAYFINTGRGPTHNEADLIRALQEGKMAGAGLDVMEKEPTLPDNPLHAMENVVLTPHTASVSDIGNIRRRQRVGHEIAAVLQGNMPFSVVNRDVLNIVTLAESEQQKNPLPSA